GACCTCGCCGGTCTCGCTAGCTTCCGCGAGGAGGTGGCGTCCGGCCCGACTGTCGCCCCCGTCGTCCAGATGCCGGTGAAACGAATCGAGGAATCGCTCCTCGAAGTCGGGGTCGTGAACCGGGTCGAAACTCGTCGCGCCGTCGTAGGTGATAGGGCAGTACGCGAGACCGTCGGACGCGAGCGCGCCCCGGAACGCCGCGAGCGCGTCGGCGGGGTCCGCCAGATCTACGAAGGCCTGAGCCACCACGAGGTCGAACTCGCGGTCGGTCGCATCGAGGAACTCGAAGGCGTCGGCGGTCCGAAAGCGGACCTCGGTCCGGCGCTGTCCCCGAGTGAGGACGACTCGGTCGTCCGCGTTCTCCCCCGCGCGCCGGACCGCGAATCCGCGCGGGGCGGCCCACGCTGGCAGACGCTCGCGCGCGAACGCGACGTTCTCCGGGTCGATGTCGAGCGCAGTGTACTCCACGCGGTCGGGAGGCCACGGTCGAGCGAGCAGTCGGGTGACACTCGACCCGATTCCCGCCCCGACCTCCAGCACGCGAAGTCGGTCATCTTCCCGGCCGCGAATCTCCTCGGCGAGTCGGGTCTCGACGCGGCGGTCGAGCGCGCGGTCGTCCACGCTTCGCTTGGCGGAGAGATAGCGTTGGAAGTTCACGGCGCGGTCTCCCTCGGCGCGGACTTCGACGCCTCGGCGACGGTTTCGAGGAAGCGCCGGGCCGTCGTCATCGACTCGTCCCACCCCGGATGGCGCTCGAAGCGTCGCCGGGCGGCCAACCCCATCTCTCGCAGGCGCTCGCGGTCCACGCAGAGCGTTTCGACAGCCTCGGTGACGGCCGCGGAATCTCCGGGCGCGACGAGAAAGCCGTCCTCGCCGCGGGTCACGAGTTCGGTCGCACCGCCCGCGCTCGTTGCGAGCGCGGGCAGACCGAACCCCATCCCCTCCAAGTAGACGATGCCGTAGCCCTCGAACAGCGAGGGGACCGCGAGCAGGTGGCTTTCGGCGAGGCGGTCGGCGAGCGCGGCGTCCGAGAGGCGACCCTCGAAACGCACCGCGTCGGCGATTTCGAGAGATTCGGTCCGCTTTCGGACCGTTCGGGCGTACTCCTCGTCGGTCGCGCTCCCGACGACCGAGAGTCGCCAGTCGCCTGCGACGCGGGCCAGTCCGTCGAGCAGGACGTGGAGACCCTTCCGCGGGACAAGGCTCCCGACGAAGACGATTTCGAAGGGGTCGCGCTCGGCGCGGGCGGCGATTCGCTCCGGAGTGATTTCCGGGTCGAATCGGTCGCCCGCGGGTCTGACGACGGCCGAGGGGCGCGGGGAGCGAGGTCCGGCGAGTCGCTCGGCGGCGCGCCGGGTCGCCTCGCTGGCGTAGAGCGCGGCGTCGGTCGAGCCGAGGTAAAGGCGCTCTACGGCCCGGTAGACGACGTTCTGCCACGCGGGCCACTGCTCGCTCGCGCGGAGGTGGTGGACGACTGCGACGATTGGGACCGAGACGGCGCGATTGTGCCCGACCAGCGAGGGGTGACAGAGTTCGTCCTCGACGAGCAGGTCGAACCCCCGGAGTCGGCGGCGGAGCGAGCGGCGGACGCGAGGGTCGAGGTGGTCCGCGAGCGCGCGAGGGT
This genomic stretch from Halorussus pelagicus harbors:
- a CDS encoding class I SAM-dependent methyltransferase, translated to MNFQRYLSAKRSVDDRALDRRVETRLAEEIRGREDDRLRVLEVGAGIGSSVTRLLARPWPPDRVEYTALDIDPENVAFARERLPAWAAPRGFAVRRAGENADDRVVLTRGQRRTEVRFRTADAFEFLDATDREFDLVVAQAFVDLADPADALAAFRGALASDGLAYCPITYDGATSFDPVHDPDFEERFLDSFHRHLDDGGDSRAGRHLLAEASETGEVLAAAGSDWVVHPREGGYPADEAYFLDCIVAMVAGAVRKEGGIKDDRIAEWATRRREQIGDAELVYCAHQLDLLVR
- a CDS encoding glycosyltransferase family 4 protein, which codes for MHVGLVVYGNLETTTGGFLYDRKLAGALREAGHRVTVVSLPWRDYPRALADHLDPRVRRSLRRRLRGFDLLVEDELCHPSLVGHNRAVSVPIVAVVHHLRASEQWPAWQNVVYRAVERLYLGSTDAALYASEATRRAAERLAGPRSPRPSAVVRPAGDRFDPEITPERIAARAERDPFEIVFVGSLVPRKGLHVLLDGLARVAGDWRLSVVGSATDEEYARTVRKRTESLEIADAVRFEGRLSDAALADRLAESHLLAVPSLFEGYGIVYLEGMGFGLPALATSAGGATELVTRGEDGFLVAPGDSAAVTEAVETLCVDRERLREMGLAARRRFERHPGWDESMTTARRFLETVAEASKSAPRETAP